The following is a genomic window from Bombina bombina isolate aBomBom1 chromosome 3, aBomBom1.pri, whole genome shotgun sequence.
AGTGCTTGCctttaacctctccataagcccccaccccttttcaggggcggggcgtccaccatcaccttCCACTTTCTTATTACCAACAGAAGTACCAGCTactatctatcaggcgtaagcctcaacagatcacagcaagcaccccgccaccactcgccttcagcgagtaccgccacacagGGCCAAGGCCTTTTCGATCCCCTCCTTAATTGTGAAATTAAACAGGTGTAGACCCACTTCATTCAAATGGACACCATCCTTCAAGTAGAAACACCTGcccgactccccttcaaattccacatgcctaAGGCTCACTCCACCCAGCTTCCTAACATACCCACTGACTGTCCTGTTTACTTTCCTTCTGGAAGCTTCCAATTTCCTGGTGTTCCAAGCTGACCGCCATACCACCCTACTCTCAATCTCTGACCACACTAAGATGATCCCCGGGAACAGTGATAATAATCTGTCAATCCCACTCTTCATTCCCCATAACAAATCCTTCTGAGGCATACACCCCAAGTCGTTCCCACCCACATGGAGAACTACCAACTGAGGGGGGGAAAACACCCTGGCATATTCTGATACCTTCCCGATCACCTGGGCCCACTTCATCCCTCGGACCCCCAACCATCGTACATGCACCTGTTCCCTGGAGAAACCCAGCTGCAACccattgtctttaacagctgccgCTTTCCTCGCCCAAAAAATGTAGGAGTGCCCTAAGATCCAGCAAGACACCGGCCCTGTCAAATAAAGCAAAGAATTCCACTTAACAATGACCCCCTGGTTGTACCACCATCCCCCACCTCACGTACCCCTGAAAtctttcagacctccatctgccaatctttctgatTACCCCACCATCCAAACCTAGAGATGCTGCCTCCGTCGCTGCCCCAATTCGAAATGAATGTGAACTGAAATCTTCCCCTCTCAACCCCAACGCCACTAACGCCTTCCGCACCACCGCCACAAACTGATACCTAGATAATGGCATCCCATCATTGTGAACCAACAGTGGACCAGATGACTTATTTGATACCTCAAAAAATTCCCGGACCGAACCAACCGGGCAGCATCGGCCCCCCGATCGCACGAAGCACCACCATTGCACCTCTGccttcctgatccgtcttggacctcctcACCCAAATCTCAACCAACCCTTCCCGCAACACCACATCCTGCCTTGCCAATCCTCCTAAGTCCCCCCGATTCCTCCCCATTAGTTCCGATACCCTAAATGCTCCGAAAAAGGCTAGTACGCAAGCCACCTTGAATAACTTCTCCTCGTAACCTGAGGAACAAATACCCCCCAGCCTCCCAATCACACCTTCTAAAACGGCAAATGTCAGCGGCCGCCTACCATCTGCCCTCGCCTTCCTCTTACACAGACTCTTCACTGCCATCCGTAccacaaagatttttgtcaaatctACCTGCCCCAACAGTTTGAAAAGGAAcgccaaagccgccatcctcctccgtaTTTCTGAGGGCGACAGCCCTTCCCTCCCCCAGCATCTTATCCAATCCACCAAAGATCTCATCTCCTCCTCCAAAGTACCTTCTTGATAATCCAGCTCAATTCTAATCCTCCACAGCTTCCACACtcggacgtaagccctccatgtgttaggggcTAAAGCCCCTTGTACCAGACTCAATGCTCCTGGCAGCCAAGCTGCCACAGATCCTCCGGGCACTCCCAACCTTCCGCATCCGCCCCTGGAGCCGCCTCTCGGAATCGATCCCACTGAAACCGGGATAAAGAATCAGCAATTACATTAAGCCGTCCAGGGACATGTACCGCCCTCCATGATACATTACacctcaagcattccaacacaaatgcccTCAGTAAACGGATCACGGCCGGAGAATTCGCCGTCAAGCGATTAATCGCCCACACCACCCCCAAATTGTCAGAGTGGAAACAAACCCTTTTGTCCCTGAGATGTTCAGGCCAGATTCTCAAAGCTACCACCAATGGGAACAACTCCAAAAATGTCAGATTCCCTGTCAAACCCCATTCCCTCCAAACCTCCGGCCAGGCCCCCGCACACCACTTGCCATTCAGAAAAGCCCCAAAGCCATGGGCGCCCGACGCATCTGTAAACAAACACAATTGGTCGTCCGACCAACCGGCCTCCTGGATCAACAAAGATCCATTAAAGTCTTCCaaaaagatttgccaaatcttcagGTCTTCCTTCATATCCGACGATAAGCGGATGTGAAAATTAGGATTAGAAACTCCAGCCGTAGCCAGTGACAATCTGCGACAGAAAATCCGCCCAATGGGAATAATCCGGCCGGCAAAATTTAGCTTGCCCAGCAACGATTGCAGATCCTTCAGTAAGACTTTTTTCTTCCTCAGGACCCCGTCAATCACGTCCCGAAGATCCCGGACTTTGTCCTCCGGGAGTCTGCATTCCATATTGATCGAATCAATCTCGATCCCCAGGAAACTCAGGGTCGTAACTGGGCCCTCCGATTTATCTTCCGAGATCGGAATACCAAAATCCTGGGCCACTTTGCCAAAAACCGATACCAGGAGTTCGCATACaccggacccagccgggcccacaaaaaggaaatcgtccaagtaatgcactactgagaccttaCCCGATTTCTTTttgaccacccactccacaaacgagctgaacctttcaaaatatgaacaggaaattgaaCATCCCATCGGGAGGCAGAGATCGACATAAAACTGCTCCTCGAATTTGCACCCCAAGAGGTGATGAGACCTCGGGTGAACCGGTAATAGTCTGAAAGCGGATTCCACGTCCGCCTTTGCCAACAACGCGCCCCGGCCAGCCTTCCGCACGACCGAGATTGCCTTGTCAAAAGAGGCATACTTCACTGCTACCAATTCCGGGTCAATACCATCATTCACTGACATACCCCGCGGGAAGGATAAATGATGTATCATCCGAAATTGACCCGGGGATTTCTTCGGGACCACCCCCAAAGGAGACACCCTCAGACCCGAGAGGGGAGGTAGTCTGAATGGGCCCACCATCCTCCCCAATCTGACTTCTTTTCCCAACTTCTCCCTCAATACCTCCGGAAAATCCCTTGCTGACTTCAAATTCCCCGTGAAGGACGAGCCTTCCTGCTCCTTAAACGGAATCAAGAACCCAGAACTAAATCCCGTCAAGAGCAATTCCGCGTCCCCCTCATGCCCCCGTTCATTGGCGTACGCCTCGAGCCAGGGGACCATCTTTCTTACTTTCACCGGCGTCCGCGCCCGGTATACCCAACTCCCCAGGCCTGTTACCCCCCTCTGTTCTTCCGGAAACACTTCGCTCCGGAATGGATCCCACCGCATaccgaacactcgtgcttgtatttacacgaggatccaaacttacattgcccttcattaaactggaagcacagcCCTTTTCGGATAGCTGTTCCAGTTCCTGCGCTGGCTCCCGGTACGCTCCCCGACTGTCCCAAACTCCGAAAGGAACGAGCCCCCCGCAACGGGGTCATCATTTCtaaccatatccccatatccctatcgtcccagCGCATCTCCGGACGCACTGCCATTCGCTGCCTGAATCCCTCATCATATCTCCACCAAGCCATGCCCCCATAAGTACCAAAAGCACTAGCTATCTCTTCATAATAGCAAAAAAGGGAAGCCCCTTGCTCGGGGAACCTTTCGCAAAAAACACTGGCTAAAATCCTGAAGGCCCGTGACCAATTCGCAAATGTCTTGGGCAACTTCCTCCACCTTTTCTTCCTTTCTTCctcttccttttttcccttttctttttcatCTTCCTTTACCTCTAAAACATGCTCCAAGGGCAAAagggagaatatctccacaaacTCCCTCCTCCCTATCTTTTCCCGCAAATCAGCCGTTAGATGAATACCCAGCGGGCCCACCGAGCATAAACATGGCCTCCTAAGCGCCCCTTCCGGAACTCTAAGCACCTCCTTACACGCCCCCGGTACCTCTGCTGGTCTCGCGGACCCACTACTCTGTGCTGCTATTACCGGTGCTACCACCTCTTGCGTACCTGCTGCTACTCCCTACGCCATTATACCCTGCGTCCCTGTACCAGGGGCAACCCATGCCGCCGCAATCGGGACCCCCCCCACTGCTAGGCTTCTCCAAGGCCGCCAATAACCCCTTCAGCCCTGCCAATATCAtacctctctctccactctccaccACAGACACTCCTGGCGCACCTCCAGCCGTACCCTCACCTGTAGGCTGTTGCACCGCCATTGGGATTTGTGCCGACTCCGTTCCTTGCTCCCTCCTCTGCTCCCTCCTGTCGCTTTCCGGGCCTCTGCTGCTGTCCAGTCTCCTCCGTACTTCGCCTCGCCTGGCAGGAGAACGCCCCCTGCCGTGCCTGCTCCTGTCTCGCTCCCTTTCCTCCCGCGCTCTGGATGGCGTTCCAGACCTGCCCCCTCTCTGGGGTCGCCGTATTGGCGATCTCGACCTCCGGCGACCGCCGGAAACTCCCGTCCTGACAGTGGGCGAtgagcccctctccctcctccctgaaCCTACAGACTGTGAAGAAGACATGGTCAATGCACCCCTTTCCCCCCCTTCTGCCCCCCGGCTCCCCTCCCCTTGTCCCATCCCTCCTacactccgttgaggagacaacATTTGAAGCAGCTGCACCAGGGTGGACATACCCCCTACCTGGCCAACCGTAACTGCCCCCGTCGACGTTCCCTCCAACGGGTCATCCTCTTCGAAGTTCCCACTGGCCTCCAACTCTAGTGGTGGATCCGTGACAACCTCCTGTCGCTCTCCAGTGACACTCCTCCTGGCTTCCGTAGCCTCCACATCCCTCCTGCTTCCCGTTGCAGACCCTAAAACCAGAAGAAAAGTTAACACACCCAGCCCCTGACCTGCTATTCCCCAAAATTGCTTCAATATACACCCCCCCCCTGTAAACCCTTGCTACTCGCCCCAGCAGCCCAGAAAAACTCCCTGCACCCCTTCCGGCTATCCCCCCCAAGAATCCCCGTCATCAAGACCCCTTCTTCCCCCCCCTGTTTGCAtagctctctttctcttttttttttttttttttttgaaattagACCCGCCCCTCAACCCTCCTAACTCCCAAACCGTCCGCCTCCTGCCAAACCCCATGAGGAACCACCTTACCCTACCCTTACCCCGTCCCCTCCCCGGCGTACCTGTCAGCCGCGGCTCCCACACCGCCTGGTCACTCCCCTAGTGCACCTCTGTCTACCGCTTCATGCTGACACCTCCGCTTAAACCTATCCCAGGCACACCACCCCTATGCTAAACCTAGCCAACTCCTCGCGCCTACAACTAGCCCCATGAGCAAAATACCCCTATCTTCATGTACCCCTATCCCCTCGCCTCTCACTCAAGTAAACGGTTCCCAGCCCTCCATATCCACATGCCGCGCCCGAGGCACGTAAAGAATTGCCCCCCCCATCGCCCCCCATGACAAACACCCCCCCCGCAACCTCAACCTACCCTCCGTTACCCAGCCTAAACCTCCCCCCCTCATACGGGAGTACCGCGGGAGACCTGGCCCACCTGTACCCCTTCCCGCCGCTTTTCTATCACACCAGGCCCGTCCTGCCTACCTTACCCCCAGAAAGCCCCATTTTACTAAAATCCCCCTTCCTGTATCCCCCTTATAGCCTGATCCGACCTACGGAGTACTAACCCACCCGCTCCATACCACCTTGTACCCGACCATAATCTTCCCTCAAATGCAGTCCTCGCCCCTGCGATAGTACCTAACCCGCCTAAAGCACCCCCCCCCGGAGCCTTATCCCGACTCCGCACCACACCTGTTCTGTTTTCTCTGTG
Proteins encoded in this region:
- the LOC128652386 gene encoding uncharacterized protein FLJ40521-like, whose product is MEALLSELLAVARQNGEEWIRERLSGGAAAVGVPQEESARSRTRGRPARRSRPPERLSPEIDVARSRRGNAGPGRLADAAVLQDGGRGRRAGGGAESRPSTAPVTDVISGRRQEEPGAGRGRRRSLRSGTGGEEAGSATGSRRDVEATEARRSVTGERQEVVTDPPLELEASGNFEEDDPLEGTSTGAVTVGQVGGMSTLVQLLQMLSPQRSVGGMGQGEGSRGAEGGERGALTMSSSQSVGSGRRERGSSPTVRTGVSGGRRRSRSPIRRPQRGGRSGTPSRAREERERDRSRHGRGRSPARRGEVRRRLDSSRGPESDRREQRREQGTESAQIPMAVQQPTGEGTAGGAPGVSVVESGERGAGRLVLHGEFEVSKGFSGGIEGEVGKRSQIGEDGGPIQTTSPLGSEGVSFGGGPEEIPGSISDDTSFILPAGYVSE